A single genomic interval of bacterium (Candidatus Blackallbacteria) CG13_big_fil_rev_8_21_14_2_50_49_14 harbors:
- a CDS encoding diacylglycerol kinase — protein MKGFKKFLLGFRWAGEGLVYALKTQRNMQVHAAASLLALSLSLWLNLLPLEWAVLFLTLGLVLSLELLNTALEASLNHLAPEIHPQVKIAKDVAAGAVLAASIAAVAVGLCLWGPKLLNVLRH, from the coding sequence ATGAAGGGGTTTAAAAAGTTTCTGCTCGGGTTTCGCTGGGCAGGAGAAGGCTTGGTTTATGCCCTGAAAACCCAGCGCAATATGCAGGTTCATGCTGCAGCAAGCCTATTGGCCCTCTCTCTCAGCTTGTGGTTAAACTTGCTCCCGCTGGAATGGGCTGTTTTGTTTTTGACCTTGGGGCTGGTTTTGAGCCTGGAATTGCTCAATACTGCGCTCGAAGCAAGCTTAAATCATCTCGCTCCAGAGATTCATCCCCAGGTCAAAATTGCCAAAGACGTAGCAGCAGGAGCTGTTTTAGCCGCCTCCATCGCGGCTGTCGCCGTCGGGCTTTGTCTCTGGGGGCCCAAACTCTTGAACGTTCTCCGACACTGA
- a CDS encoding MBL fold metallo-hydrolase produces MCMKIETFYDPKTYTLTYVVFDPDTKDAVIIDPVLDYDPAASKISTESFEKNKEFIDQNDLKLHYILETHAHADHLSSSQYIKDAYPEAKIGIGENIKTVQEVFKGLFNYTSLKTDGSQFDQLFVDGEEISAGSLRFKVINTPGHTPACVSYLIEDAVFTGDSLFMEDFGTGRCDFPGGCSVDMYTSIHEKLYNLPDDTRVFVGHDYQPGGREVKYETTIGKSKVENVFLKAETDKDAFVSHRNLRDKTLHAPVLLLPSVQVNVNAGSFPPAEDNGMSYLKIPLR; encoded by the coding sequence ATATGCATGAAAATCGAAACCTTTTATGATCCCAAGACTTATACCTTGACCTATGTGGTTTTTGATCCTGATACAAAAGATGCCGTGATCATTGATCCAGTTCTTGACTACGATCCTGCTGCTTCAAAAATATCTACTGAAAGTTTTGAAAAAAACAAAGAATTTATCGATCAGAACGATCTGAAGCTTCACTATATTTTAGAAACCCATGCCCATGCCGATCACCTTTCAAGTTCTCAATACATCAAAGATGCTTACCCCGAGGCAAAAATTGGCATTGGCGAAAATATCAAAACCGTTCAGGAAGTTTTCAAAGGACTGTTTAATTATACAAGCCTGAAAACCGACGGTTCTCAGTTTGATCAGCTGTTTGTGGATGGTGAAGAAATTTCGGCTGGTAGCCTGCGTTTCAAAGTCATCAATACCCCCGGACATACCCCAGCCTGTGTCAGCTATCTGATTGAAGATGCAGTTTTCACAGGGGATTCCCTGTTTATGGAAGACTTCGGCACAGGCCGCTGTGATTTTCCTGGCGGTTGCTCGGTAGATATGTATACCTCAATCCATGAGAAGCTTTACAATCTTCCCGATGATACCCGTGTCTTTGTGGGACACGATTATCAGCCAGGAGGCCGTGAAGTAAAATATGAAACCACGATCGGCAAATCCAAAGTTGAAAATGTGTTTTTGAAAGCAGAAACAGATAAGGACGCTTTTGTCTCTCACCGCAATCTGCGCGATAAAACCCTGCATGCGCCTGTGCTGCTGCTGCCCAGCGTTCAGGTCAATGTCAATGCAGGTTCCTTTCCACCGGCTGAAGACAATGGCATGAGTTATCTTAAAATTCCTCTGCGCTAA
- a CDS encoding multidrug ABC transporter ATP-binding protein: MNSPAISCQSLAKNFRHYHKEPGILGSIQSFFVRDYELRSAIQDFDLEIEQGSRIGLLGPNGAGKTTLMKMFTGIIVPSQGDLRVLGHVPHQREVAFRRKIALVMGQKSQLWWDIPAMDSFLLLQKYYEIPEADFRRRLGSLCELLGVEKLLKVHVRKLSLGERMKMELMASLLHQPEIVFLDEPTIGLDLVAQNNIREFVLAWQREYGTTVILTSHYMADVEAICQRIVLVLEGCKRFDGPIREFEAVLGRQKFVSVEFEQPVATEAEIWQGLDARWNADKTQVELRIAEDQLRETSMRLLRDFPVSSLSMEKLPIERVMNELLNNPQLMAKPL; this comes from the coding sequence ATGAATTCTCCAGCCATCTCCTGTCAGTCTCTTGCAAAAAATTTCAGGCATTACCACAAAGAACCCGGAATATTGGGCTCGATCCAATCTTTTTTCGTGCGCGATTATGAACTGCGCTCGGCGATTCAAGATTTTGATCTGGAAATTGAACAGGGGAGCCGGATCGGACTCTTGGGCCCCAATGGGGCGGGCAAGACCACCCTGATGAAGATGTTTACGGGCATCATTGTGCCCTCGCAGGGAGACCTACGGGTCTTGGGGCATGTGCCCCATCAGCGCGAAGTGGCCTTTCGGCGCAAAATTGCCTTGGTGATGGGGCAAAAATCTCAGCTTTGGTGGGATATTCCCGCCATGGATTCATTTCTGCTATTGCAAAAATACTACGAAATTCCAGAGGCGGATTTCCGCCGCCGTCTGGGCAGTTTATGTGAATTGCTGGGGGTAGAGAAACTGCTGAAGGTGCATGTGCGCAAACTCTCTCTGGGAGAGCGCATGAAAATGGAACTCATGGCCAGCCTTTTGCACCAGCCCGAAATTGTCTTTCTCGATGAACCCACAATCGGGCTGGATCTGGTGGCCCAGAACAATATCCGTGAATTTGTATTGGCCTGGCAGCGCGAGTACGGCACCACCGTGATTCTGACCTCACACTATATGGCCGATGTTGAAGCCATCTGTCAGCGGATTGTGCTGGTTTTAGAGGGCTGTAAACGCTTTGATGGCCCGATTCGTGAATTTGAAGCCGTATTGGGGCGCCAGAAATTTGTAAGTGTGGAATTTGAGCAGCCCGTGGCAACAGAGGCTGAAATCTGGCAGGGCTTGGATGCCCGTTGGAACGCAGACAAAACCCAGGTCGAGCTGCGGATTGCTGAAGATCAGCTGCGTGAGACCTCGATGCGCTTGCTACGTGATTTTCCGGTCAGCTCGCTGAGCATGGAAAAACTCCCGATTGAACGGGTCATGAATGAACTTTTGAACAATCCCCAGCTGATGGCCAAACCGCTATGA
- a CDS encoding transcription termination/antitermination protein NusG — protein MNLTNTETQGKRWYVVHTYSGHESKVKQNLLRRSESMGMDNRIFNIEVPEEKVIELKDGKRTEKTKKIFPGYVLVEMILDDDSWHVVRNTPGVTSFVGAGSRPVPLSPREVKKILKRASSRKARIEFDYKIADEVKITSGPFQDFNGKIIEVSPERGKVKVSVSIFGRSTPVELEFGQINKV, from the coding sequence ATGAATCTTACCAATACAGAAACCCAAGGCAAGCGCTGGTATGTCGTGCATACCTATTCCGGCCACGAAAGCAAGGTCAAACAGAACCTCCTGCGCCGCTCAGAATCGATGGGCATGGACAACCGCATTTTCAATATTGAAGTGCCCGAAGAAAAAGTAATTGAACTCAAAGACGGCAAACGTACCGAAAAAACCAAAAAGATTTTCCCCGGCTATGTGCTGGTTGAAATGATTCTCGACGATGATTCCTGGCACGTGGTGCGCAATACCCCTGGCGTAACCAGTTTCGTAGGCGCAGGCAGCCGTCCGGTTCCCCTCAGCCCACGTGAAGTCAAGAAAATTCTCAAACGTGCATCTTCACGCAAGGCCCGGATTGAGTTTGATTATAAAATCGCTGACGAAGTCAAAATCACCAGCGGCCCTTTCCAAGACTTCAACGGAAAAATCATCGAAGTCAGCCCCGAGCGTGGCAAGGTCAAAGTTTCAGTTTCTATCTTTGGCCGTTCCACACCCGTGGAACTGGAATTCGGTCAAATCAACAAAGTTTAA
- the secE gene encoding preprotein translocase subunit SecE translates to MSKATKKDVSETEKTTKAKPKEKKEKEASKNPIQEFTQFSKDSWTEFKKIQWPTRKQALNESIVVLVTVVFIILLVKGYDLFSGWLLHFIFQK, encoded by the coding sequence ATGTCCAAAGCAACTAAAAAAGACGTTTCAGAAACAGAAAAAACAACCAAGGCCAAACCCAAGGAGAAAAAAGAAAAAGAAGCGAGTAAAAACCCCATACAGGAATTCACGCAATTCAGCAAAGATTCCTGGACTGAATTTAAAAAAATTCAGTGGCCCACCCGCAAACAGGCCCTCAACGAGTCTATTGTTGTCCTGGTAACGGTGGTGTTTATTATTTTGCTGGTAAAGGGTTACGATTTGTTTTCCGGCTGGCTCCTGCATTTTATCTTTCAAAAATAG
- a CDS encoding tRNA adenosine(34) deaminase TadA, whose protein sequence is MRDDRAFLNRAVELAQEAEAAGNMPIGSLIVLDGEIIAEGRNALLVPVYNPGGHGEIEAIKRVPAALWPRAAEMTCYSSLEPCLMCFGSLLLHGVGRIVFGALDLEGGAGCIQNHLPPYYPKVAPAPLWEGPLLPERCDPLYHRARARFISLPCGGNHPSTEDATQDSLQSH, encoded by the coding sequence GTGAGAGACGATCGGGCTTTTCTCAACCGCGCTGTGGAGCTGGCCCAGGAAGCAGAAGCCGCAGGCAATATGCCGATTGGCTCTTTGATCGTGCTGGACGGTGAAATCATCGCCGAAGGGCGCAATGCTTTGCTGGTGCCGGTTTATAATCCCGGCGGCCATGGAGAAATCGAAGCGATCAAGCGCGTTCCAGCTGCCCTTTGGCCCCGAGCAGCTGAAATGACCTGCTACAGCAGCCTCGAACCCTGCCTGATGTGCTTTGGCAGCTTGCTCTTGCACGGCGTGGGCCGAATTGTCTTTGGAGCCCTGGATCTTGAAGGGGGAGCAGGCTGCATTCAGAACCACCTGCCCCCCTATTATCCGAAGGTAGCCCCTGCCCCGCTTTGGGAAGGGCCGCTTTTGCCCGAACGCTGTGACCCCTTGTATCACCGCGCACGGGCGCGGTTTATCAGCCTGCCCTGTGGGGGCAACCACCCCAGCACAGAAGATGCCACCCAGGATTCACTTCAATCTCATTGA
- a CDS encoding arginine--tRNA ligase, with protein MLESDRISAPTRRTHSMLQATLAAQLREALEKAISSAQVSLENLPQEIKVETPRDPSHGDYASNLAMVLTKQAGLPPRKLAETLVEHLQSPLFQEISIAGPGFINFRLAAPWLQEQLKALIAADREFGRQAPQDQHRYLVEYVSANPTGPLHFGHGRWAVLGDCLARLMRLAGYQTETEFYINDTGAQVQNLGKSVQACYFQALAQAGEALSAEAQALIESYQAEKTAGEKVKVRFYHGQYIEVLGQRLFENQKNQQIEAAPEYFSEYAKAAILSEQQEQLKHFGVVFDEWFPESRLHHQEAVKEALQHLQESGKTYQEEGALWFRTSDYGDDQDRVLIKQDGSTTYFANDIAYHWDKLRRGYDRLINIWGADHHGYIARMKAAVQALGYPADALEVLLGQMVNLYRNGEKVRMSKRTGEMITFGEVLEEVGTDATRFLLMQRSADVTLDFDLELAKAQNSENPVFYVQYAHARICSIFRNAADVTRYDASAWSDADLSVLEAPEERSLLLKLLSYPDELSFAAKQREPHRLATYGQELAAQFHSFYKQCRVLFEKDEKQEVTEAEIALSLARLNLVKGTQIVLRNLLVDVFGISAPEVM; from the coding sequence ATGTTAGAATCCGATAGAATTTCAGCCCCAACTAGAAGGACGCATAGCATGTTACAAGCCACACTCGCCGCTCAGCTCAGAGAGGCCCTCGAAAAAGCGATCAGCTCAGCGCAGGTCAGCCTTGAAAATCTGCCTCAGGAAATCAAGGTTGAAACGCCTCGCGACCCCAGCCATGGCGATTATGCTTCCAATCTCGCCATGGTGCTGACCAAACAAGCCGGCCTGCCGCCCCGCAAATTGGCAGAAACCCTGGTCGAACATCTGCAAAGCCCGCTCTTTCAAGAAATCTCGATTGCAGGGCCGGGCTTTATTAATTTTCGACTGGCAGCTCCCTGGTTACAGGAACAGCTCAAAGCCCTGATTGCCGCCGACCGGGAATTTGGCCGCCAAGCCCCCCAGGATCAGCACCGCTATCTGGTGGAATATGTCTCTGCCAACCCCACCGGCCCCCTGCATTTTGGCCATGGCCGCTGGGCCGTTTTAGGGGATTGCCTGGCCCGGCTGATGCGCCTGGCGGGCTACCAGACCGAAACCGAATTTTATATCAACGATACGGGCGCACAGGTTCAGAATTTGGGCAAATCTGTTCAGGCCTGTTATTTTCAGGCCCTGGCCCAGGCCGGTGAAGCGCTTTCAGCCGAAGCCCAAGCCCTGATCGAGAGCTACCAGGCTGAAAAAACAGCCGGTGAAAAGGTCAAGGTGCGTTTTTACCATGGGCAGTATATTGAAGTGCTGGGGCAACGCCTGTTTGAAAACCAAAAAAATCAACAGATCGAAGCTGCACCTGAATATTTCAGTGAATATGCCAAAGCCGCGATTTTGTCAGAACAACAGGAACAGCTCAAACACTTTGGTGTGGTCTTTGATGAATGGTTCCCTGAAAGCCGCCTGCACCATCAGGAAGCAGTCAAAGAAGCCCTCCAACACCTGCAGGAATCTGGCAAAACCTATCAGGAAGAAGGTGCGCTTTGGTTTCGCACCAGCGATTATGGCGACGATCAGGATCGGGTCTTGATCAAGCAGGATGGCAGCACCACCTATTTCGCCAATGATATCGCCTACCACTGGGACAAGCTGCGCCGGGGCTATGATCGGCTGATCAATATCTGGGGAGCCGATCACCACGGCTATATCGCCCGCATGAAAGCCGCTGTACAGGCCCTGGGTTACCCTGCTGACGCACTCGAAGTGCTGTTGGGGCAAATGGTCAACCTCTACCGCAACGGCGAGAAAGTGCGCATGTCCAAACGGACAGGCGAAATGATCACCTTTGGTGAGGTGCTCGAAGAAGTCGGTACCGATGCCACGCGCTTTTTGCTGATGCAGCGCAGTGCCGATGTGACTCTGGATTTTGACCTGGAACTGGCGAAAGCTCAAAACTCTGAAAACCCGGTCTTTTATGTGCAATATGCCCACGCCCGGATTTGCAGTATTTTCAGAAACGCAGCCGACGTCACCCGCTATGATGCTTCAGCTTGGTCAGATGCCGATTTAAGCGTGCTCGAAGCCCCCGAAGAGCGCAGCCTGCTGCTCAAACTGCTCTCCTATCCCGATGAGCTGAGCTTTGCAGCCAAACAACGGGAACCCCACCGCCTGGCCACCTATGGGCAGGAATTGGCAGCGCAGTTTCACTCGTTTTACAAGCAATGCCGGGTGCTGTTTGAAAAAGATGAGAAACAAGAAGTGACAGAAGCCGAAATCGCCCTCAGTCTGGCCCGTTTGAATCTGGTCAAGGGCACCCAAATTGTTTTGCGCAATCTCTTGGTCGATGTCTTCGGCATTTCAGCCCCTGAGGTTATGTAG
- a CDS encoding cysteine synthase A — translation MKTAMAKNLPDLIGETPLLRVPSLSSLTGCEILIKCEYFNPGGSIKDRAAWNMVQEALESGALKPGMTIIEGTAGNTGIGLAIAAKAVGCQMRVVMPKGQTPEKERMIALHGAELHLVDAVPFANQNHFYHTARRIAEADPNQYWWANQFENLGNFRAHYQGTGPEIWSQTEGRIDALVSAAGTGGTIGGTSAYLKEQDANIQVILADPEGSGLCQYVKTGEFKSSGSSLTEGIGIMRLVANFAKARVDQALTITDQELVSVAHYVRLQDALVLGSSSALNLAAALQTALRMGPGHRIVTFACDLGERSFSKLYQAEFLASKNLNAAPEGFKSLMQNYQARWAI, via the coding sequence ATGAAAACTGCAATGGCAAAAAATTTACCCGACCTGATTGGCGAAACCCCCTTATTGCGGGTTCCCTCCCTGAGCAGCCTGACAGGCTGTGAAATTCTGATCAAATGTGAGTATTTTAACCCAGGGGGCTCGATCAAAGACCGTGCCGCCTGGAATATGGTTCAGGAAGCCCTGGAGAGTGGGGCCCTGAAGCCCGGCATGACAATTATTGAAGGCACGGCAGGCAATACCGGCATTGGCCTTGCGATTGCCGCAAAAGCTGTGGGTTGCCAAATGCGTGTGGTCATGCCCAAAGGCCAAACCCCAGAAAAAGAGCGCATGATCGCCTTGCATGGGGCCGAACTGCATTTGGTCGATGCCGTTCCCTTTGCCAATCAGAATCACTTTTACCATACTGCCCGCCGCATCGCGGAAGCCGATCCCAACCAGTATTGGTGGGCCAACCAATTTGAAAACCTTGGCAATTTCAGAGCCCATTACCAGGGAACGGGGCCAGAAATCTGGTCTCAAACCGAAGGCCGAATCGATGCTCTGGTTTCAGCAGCGGGTACGGGCGGTACCATCGGAGGCACCTCTGCCTATTTAAAGGAACAGGATGCCAATATACAGGTCATCCTCGCCGATCCCGAAGGTTCTGGGCTCTGTCAGTATGTCAAAACCGGCGAGTTCAAATCCAGTGGCAGCTCGCTGACCGAGGGCATCGGCATTATGCGACTGGTTGCCAATTTCGCAAAAGCGCGTGTCGATCAGGCTCTCACGATTACCGATCAGGAATTGGTAAGTGTCGCACACTATGTCCGTCTGCAGGATGCCTTGGTTTTGGGCAGCTCTTCGGCCCTCAATCTGGCGGCAGCTTTACAAACCGCCCTGCGCATGGGGCCGGGCCACCGCATTGTCACCTTTGCCTGTGATTTGGGTGAGCGCTCGTTCTCAAAATTGTACCAAGCTGAATTTCTGGCGAGTAAAAATCTCAATGCCGCGCCAGAAGGCTTTAAAAGTTTAATGCAGAATTATCAGGCCCGTTGGGCAATATAA
- the nifJ gene encoding pyruvate:ferredoxin (flavodoxin) oxidoreductase: MQLNWKTMDGNEAVAHVAYRLNEVIAIYPITPSSPMGEWSDTWASVEEPNLWGTIPRVVEMQSEGGAAGALHGALQAGALSTSFTASQGLLLMMPNMYKIAGELTPLVLHVAARSLAAQGLSIFGDHSDVMACRATGFAMLAANSVQEAHDFALLSQVTSLSCRIPFLHFFDGFRTSHEISKFQLIPDEVMKALIDPAWIRAFRERALSPDHPFIRGTAQNPDIYFQARETVNPLYRDCSEVLQERMDAFAALTGRQYRIYEYHGDPQAERVIVIMGSGAETVQSVVDALNAQGEKLGVLKVRLYRPFAAHALVAALPESVKQVAVLDRTKEPGSVGEPLYLDVVSALQQGFSEGWRETMPRLIGGRYGLSSKEFTPGMVKGIFDHLKSEKLKHSFTIGIEDDLSHTHLAYDPDWSTESDSVFRGIFYGLGSDGTVGANKNSIKIIGEQTEYYAQGYFVYDSKKAGAITISHLRFGPERFESPYLIQKAGFVACHQPVFLERFDVLENLLPGGVFLLNSPHAADQVWDALPRPVQEGLIARQARFFVINANQVAQESGMKGRINTVMQTCFFAISGVLPRENALEAIRDSIQETYAKKGVEVVKRNLDAVDNTLAHLHEVPLPAQASSLRERRAVVSDQAPDFVKEVLGAMISGQGDRLPVSALPNDGTYPSGTAQWEKRNLAAEIPVWDPEVCIQCGKCAMVCPHSVIRIKAYPPAALAGAPAGFRSVPSKEREWDGLNYTIQVAPEDCTGCAVCVDVCPARNKSQAKLKAINMQPQEPLREQEKTYWEYFLELPELDRTRIKNTSIRQQQIQEPLFEFSGACSGCGETPYLKLLTQLFGDRMLVANATGCSSIYGGNLPTTPWSVNAEGRGPAWSNSLFEDNAEFGLGMRLALDKQNEMAKELLMQLEPLLEWDLVEKLVEAPQLDEADIYEQRERVKALRAALQNVNTPEADRLRELADALVRKSLWIVGGDGWAYDIGFGGLDHVLASGANVNVLVLDTEVYSNTGGQMSKSTPRGAVAKFAAAGKPLGKKDLGMIAMSYGHVYVAKVAMGAKDDQTLRAFLEAEAWPGPSLIIAYSHCIAHGIPMNTALQEHKAAVDSGAWNLFRYHPGRLETGEAPLHLDSKGPRMPLQNYYDRQNRFRMLASTHPYQAKRLMQMAQKEVEDRWRLYQQMAEFSQPQNKGNV; the protein is encoded by the coding sequence ATGCAGTTGAACTGGAAGACGATGGATGGCAACGAAGCGGTCGCGCATGTGGCCTACCGCCTCAATGAAGTGATTGCCATTTATCCGATTACGCCTTCTTCTCCCATGGGAGAATGGTCAGACACTTGGGCTTCGGTTGAGGAACCCAATCTGTGGGGAACCATTCCCCGTGTGGTCGAAATGCAAAGTGAAGGGGGGGCTGCCGGAGCCTTGCACGGGGCTTTGCAGGCGGGTGCCCTTTCAACTTCCTTTACGGCTTCACAGGGCCTGCTGCTGATGATGCCCAATATGTATAAAATTGCAGGGGAGTTGACCCCCCTGGTTTTGCATGTGGCTGCCCGTTCTTTGGCCGCGCAGGGGCTTTCGATTTTTGGCGATCACAGCGATGTGATGGCCTGCCGTGCCACAGGATTTGCCATGTTGGCCGCCAATAGCGTACAGGAAGCCCATGACTTCGCGCTTTTATCCCAAGTCACCAGTTTGAGCTGCCGAATTCCCTTTCTTCACTTCTTTGATGGCTTTCGCACCTCCCATGAAATTTCGAAGTTTCAGTTGATCCCCGATGAGGTCATGAAAGCCCTGATCGACCCGGCCTGGATTCGTGCCTTTCGCGAACGCGCCCTCTCACCTGATCACCCCTTTATTCGGGGCACTGCGCAAAACCCAGATATCTATTTTCAGGCCCGTGAAACGGTCAATCCGCTCTACCGGGATTGCTCTGAGGTTTTGCAGGAGCGCATGGATGCCTTTGCCGCTCTGACAGGCCGCCAGTACCGGATTTATGAATACCATGGCGATCCCCAGGCCGAACGGGTGATTGTGATCATGGGCTCTGGGGCTGAAACCGTACAAAGCGTGGTCGATGCCCTCAATGCCCAAGGCGAAAAACTGGGCGTGCTCAAAGTCAGACTTTACCGTCCCTTTGCCGCCCATGCCCTGGTGGCAGCGCTGCCCGAGAGCGTCAAGCAGGTGGCGGTGCTGGATCGCACCAAAGAACCGGGCTCTGTGGGCGAACCCCTCTATCTGGATGTGGTCTCGGCTTTGCAGCAGGGCTTTTCTGAAGGCTGGCGTGAAACCATGCCCCGTTTGATTGGGGGCCGCTATGGTCTTTCTTCAAAAGAATTTACTCCGGGCATGGTCAAAGGGATTTTTGACCATCTCAAATCTGAAAAACTGAAACATAGCTTTACGATTGGAATTGAGGACGATCTTTCGCATACCCATCTGGCCTATGACCCCGATTGGAGTACCGAATCAGACAGCGTCTTTCGCGGAATTTTCTATGGTTTGGGTTCCGATGGCACCGTGGGGGCCAATAAAAACAGTATTAAAATCATTGGCGAACAAACTGAATATTATGCCCAGGGCTATTTTGTCTATGATTCGAAAAAAGCCGGTGCGATTACGATTTCGCATTTGCGCTTTGGCCCCGAGCGCTTTGAATCTCCCTATTTGATTCAGAAGGCAGGCTTTGTGGCCTGTCACCAGCCGGTATTTCTTGAACGCTTCGATGTGCTCGAAAATCTGCTCCCCGGCGGGGTCTTTTTATTGAATTCGCCCCATGCGGCGGATCAGGTCTGGGACGCCTTGCCCCGTCCGGTTCAAGAGGGGCTGATTGCCCGCCAGGCCCGTTTCTTTGTGATCAATGCCAATCAGGTAGCCCAGGAAAGTGGCATGAAAGGGCGCATCAATACCGTGATGCAAACCTGCTTCTTTGCCATCTCGGGGGTTTTGCCGCGTGAAAATGCCCTCGAGGCAATTCGGGATTCGATTCAGGAAACCTATGCCAAAAAAGGCGTTGAGGTGGTCAAACGGAATTTAGACGCTGTCGACAATACGCTTGCCCATCTGCATGAAGTGCCTCTGCCTGCCCAGGCCAGCAGTTTGCGGGAACGGCGGGCGGTGGTGTCTGATCAAGCACCGGATTTTGTCAAAGAAGTGCTGGGGGCCATGATTTCAGGTCAGGGCGATCGCCTGCCCGTCAGTGCCCTGCCCAATGACGGCACCTATCCTTCGGGAACCGCCCAGTGGGAAAAACGCAATCTGGCGGCTGAAATTCCGGTATGGGACCCCGAGGTCTGTATCCAGTGTGGCAAGTGCGCAATGGTCTGTCCGCACAGCGTGATCCGCATCAAAGCCTATCCCCCCGCTGCGCTGGCCGGGGCTCCCGCAGGGTTCCGCTCGGTGCCCTCGAAAGAGCGGGAATGGGACGGTCTGAACTATACGATTCAGGTCGCCCCAGAAGACTGCACAGGCTGTGCGGTCTGTGTGGACGTCTGCCCGGCCCGGAACAAATCCCAGGCCAAGCTCAAGGCCATCAATATGCAGCCCCAGGAACCCCTGCGGGAACAGGAAAAAACCTATTGGGAATATTTTCTGGAATTGCCTGAACTGGATCGCACCCGGATCAAAAACACCTCAATCCGCCAGCAACAGATTCAGGAACCCCTGTTTGAATTCTCGGGGGCCTGTTCGGGCTGTGGCGAGACACCCTATCTCAAACTGCTGACCCAACTCTTTGGCGATCGCATGCTGGTGGCCAATGCCACAGGCTGTTCCTCGATCTATGGCGGCAACCTGCCGACGACCCCCTGGAGTGTGAATGCTGAAGGGCGTGGGCCCGCTTGGTCCAATTCGCTCTTTGAAGACAATGCTGAATTTGGCCTGGGCATGCGCCTGGCCCTCGACAAGCAGAACGAAATGGCCAAAGAACTCTTGATGCAGTTGGAACCCTTGCTGGAATGGGATCTGGTTGAAAAACTGGTGGAAGCTCCGCAATTGGACGAGGCAGATATCTATGAACAGCGGGAACGGGTCAAAGCACTGAGAGCGGCTTTGCAAAACGTGAATACCCCTGAAGCCGATCGTCTGCGTGAATTGGCCGATGCCTTGGTGCGCAAGAGCCTGTGGATTGTGGGCGGCGATGGCTGGGCCTATGATATCGGCTTTGGGGGCCTGGATCATGTGCTGGCCAGTGGTGCCAATGTCAATGTGCTGGTGCTGGATACCGAGGTCTATTCCAATACCGGCGGGCAGATGTCAAAATCAACGCCTCGGGGCGCGGTGGCTAAATTTGCAGCCGCTGGCAAACCCCTGGGTAAAAAAGACCTCGGCATGATCGCCATGAGCTATGGCCATGTCTATGTGGCCAAGGTCGCCATGGGCGCCAAAGACGATCAGACCCTGCGGGCCTTTCTCGAAGCAGAAGCCTGGCCGGGCCCTTCGCTGATCATTGCCTACAGCCACTGTATTGCCCACGGCATTCCCATGAATACGGCTCTGCAGGAGCACAAGGCCGCTGTCGATTCGGGGGCCTGGAATCTCTTCCGCTATCACCCTGGACGCCTGGAAACAGGCGAAGCACCCTTGCATCTCGACAGCAAAGGGCCGCGCATGCCGCTTCAGAATTACTACGATCGTCAAAACCGTTTCCGCATGCTGGCTTCGACCCATCCTTACCAGGCCAAACGCCTGATGCAGATGGCACAGAAAGAAGTCGAAGACCGCTGGCGGCTTTATCAGCAAATGGCTGAATTCTCTCAACCTCAGAACAAAGGAAATGTCTAA